From Candidatus Pedobacter colombiensis, one genomic window encodes:
- a CDS encoding glycosyl hydrolase family 28 protein translates to MKLLVSLLMLAAFTNFVKAADFNILKYGAVGDGTTLNTEAIQKAIDECSKSGGGKVVFPEGKFLSGTIVLKDNITVHFEKNSVLLGSIDLKDYKNLDPFTEGLGIDVGWALLVAVDAKNIGLEGAGTIDGQGAAIKAKHILTDTRPEGKRWGMRPFLVRIVRCDGVTVKDVTLKYAGAWTSHYFQSKNLHIENVKIQSVGVAHNDGIGIDGCQDVIIKGCDVVSGDDALVFKTTSSKMACRNIVVSGLRLKSNQAGIKMGTESMAAFENVKISNCHIYDTKNGGIKLLTVDGANLRNVEISDITMDDVRTPMLFRLGSRLSVFRKNTETQQPTGTFENVVVRNVKANASTDSQLTPPTGILITGIPGHYITGLTLENIEIGIAGGGLAEHARQAVPEAINQYPEVKTFGPCVPAYGIWARHVKGLKLKNVKFTLGSNDLRPALVCEDGIDVEIADWKLPETTGAESIIRFENVQNAVVKDVTGKVSAKKFVLVEGNSKAISLKANKISGMVN, encoded by the coding sequence ATGAAATTACTGGTTAGTTTATTAATGCTTGCAGCTTTTACAAATTTTGTAAAAGCTGCTGATTTCAACATTCTTAAATATGGAGCTGTTGGAGATGGGACTACCTTAAATACAGAGGCTATACAAAAAGCTATCGATGAATGTTCTAAATCAGGTGGGGGTAAAGTGGTCTTTCCGGAAGGAAAATTCCTTTCAGGTACAATTGTACTGAAAGACAATATCACTGTGCATTTTGAAAAGAATTCAGTTTTATTGGGTAGTATAGATTTGAAAGATTACAAAAATCTGGATCCTTTTACCGAAGGTTTAGGCATTGATGTAGGCTGGGCGCTCCTAGTGGCCGTTGATGCAAAAAATATTGGATTGGAAGGTGCGGGAACGATTGATGGACAAGGTGCAGCTATAAAAGCTAAGCATATACTGACCGATACTCGTCCAGAAGGGAAGCGTTGGGGTATGAGACCTTTTTTGGTCCGTATTGTTCGTTGTGATGGAGTAACCGTAAAGGATGTAACATTAAAATATGCCGGAGCATGGACTTCGCATTATTTTCAGAGTAAAAACCTTCATATTGAAAATGTAAAGATACAGAGTGTAGGTGTAGCTCATAATGATGGAATTGGTATTGATGGTTGCCAGGATGTAATTATCAAAGGATGTGATGTTGTAAGTGGGGATGATGCTTTGGTGTTTAAAACCACATCCAGTAAGATGGCCTGCAGAAACATAGTGGTTAGCGGATTACGTCTTAAAAGTAATCAAGCGGGCATTAAAATGGGTACCGAATCTATGGCTGCTTTCGAAAATGTCAAAATTTCAAATTGCCACATTTATGACACTAAAAATGGGGGGATAAAACTACTTACTGTTGACGGGGCAAATTTACGGAATGTGGAAATTTCGGACATTACAATGGACGATGTAAGGACACCTATGCTTTTTCGTCTAGGTTCCAGATTGAGTGTATTCCGAAAAAACACGGAGACACAGCAGCCAACTGGTACATTTGAAAATGTCGTGGTTAGAAATGTTAAGGCAAATGCTTCCACAGATTCACAACTGACGCCACCGACAGGTATATTGATAACAGGCATACCAGGACATTACATTACAGGCTTAACATTGGAGAATATCGAAATTGGTATAGCTGGTGGTGGATTGGCAGAGCATGCTCGTCAGGCCGTACCAGAGGCTATAAATCAATATCCGGAGGTAAAGACTTTTGGACCTTGTGTACCGGCTTATGGAATTTGGGCAAGGCATGTAAAAGGCTTGAAACTTAAAAATGTAAAATTTACTTTAGGAAGCAATGATTTGAGACCTGCATTGGTGTGTGAAGATGGCATAGATGTTGAAATCGCTGACTGGAAGCTGCCCGAAACTACCGGCGCAGAATCTATCATCAGATTTGAAAATGTGCAGAATGCTGTGGTTAAAGATGTGACCGGTAAAGTTAGCGCAAAGAAGTTTGTGCTTGTTGAAGGAAACAGTAAGGCAATCAGCTTAAAGGCTAATAAAATTTCCGGTATGGTTAATTAA
- a CDS encoding ElyC/SanA/YdcF family protein, whose product MSEELQREILKVPASPDMDMELISALTSLCFQEESLVASDILFVFGSNVQHREIADIISYMLNRELVNQVLITGGIANYNGSFYKKEAESEQIKSHIPLEKYTDKKIYIENRSRNIIENIVEARKIFSFENINSITFLSHSYASTRASLSLKRFFPGVKLHCIPLPLTTDIAKYPISRQMWSKTVYGRDLVWGEYLRLQTYGGRGDFPIDEIREELDHIKNLSEQKSLFVA is encoded by the coding sequence ATGTCAGAAGAATTACAGCGGGAAATTCTAAAAGTTCCTGCAAGCCCAGATATGGATATGGAGTTAATCTCAGCATTAACAAGCCTATGTTTTCAGGAAGAAAGTTTAGTTGCATCAGACATTCTCTTTGTATTCGGATCGAATGTTCAGCATCGGGAAATTGCGGATATTATTTCATACATGCTAAATAGAGAACTTGTGAACCAGGTCTTAATTACAGGAGGAATTGCCAACTACAATGGTTCCTTCTATAAAAAAGAAGCAGAATCAGAACAAATCAAGTCGCATATTCCATTAGAAAAATATACCGATAAAAAGATTTACATAGAAAACCGGTCCAGAAACATTATTGAGAATATCGTTGAAGCCAGAAAAATATTTTCCTTTGAAAACATCAACAGTATTACCTTTTTATCGCATTCATATGCCTCTACAAGGGCCTCTTTATCCCTAAAAAGGTTTTTTCCAGGAGTAAAGCTTCATTGCATTCCTTTGCCATTAACTACTGACATTGCAAAATACCCAATCAGCAGACAAATGTGGTCTAAAACAGTATATGGCCGTGATTTGGTATGGGGAGAGTATTTAAGATTGCAAACTTACGGTGGAAGAGGTGATTTTCCTATTGATGAGATCCGGGAGGAGTTGGATCATATTAAAAATCTGTCAGAGCAGAAGTCGTTATTTGTAGCATAA
- the ligD gene encoding DNA ligase D: MSLEKYKQKRDFSQTKEPAAGKATGKKLSFVVQRHHASHLHYDFRLEMDGVLKSWAVPKGPSLNPGDKRLAMMVEDHPFDYRNFEGEIPAGNYGGGVVTIFDKGTYSALEKGTEKDLKKGLNEGDLKFRLNGKILKGEFVLVRLKNSDQNAWLLIKHNDKYAVKRKFNIEDLVPAAVKKIGLDFKKKSKGAGKGKSINHKSPSEISKKQNDEDFQPMQARLSEHIFDDPDWIYERKLDGYRALAYVSAKGAAKLISRNGIDFSATYPSIVNALKGLELDAVIDGEIIVLDKAGKTSFQLLQDYDDKKEGFQLRFYVFDLLSLNGHDIRGMELIKRKELLSKLIQGLANPSIIYNDHRIGAGEMLFKEAQKLGWEGIIAKNSLSHYLSNKRTDSWQKFKLGLTQEAIIIGYSKPEGGRTYFGALALAIYDGDELTYIGNCGSGYNDKALNTIYEQMQPLIITQKLVKQAVHKEQSFTWIRPELVCEVTYAEWTADRHLRHPVFRGLRTDKDPKDIVRELVEEAPEYDKNKDDMAVEKEEQFGSKKVKLTNLDKLYWPKEKISKGELVNYYQQVAAYILPHLKDKPLSLNRQPNGITKPGFFQKDLDIDKIPSWIKYAPMHSDSNDKDIDYLICNDEATLLWMVNLGCIEINPWLSTYKVPESPLFAVLDLDPHDIDFNEVIAVALTAKKLLDQRKISSFIKTSGSKGLHIFIPLAGNYNYDITREFIHYLGQLIYKLHPDTTSLERSPSKREGRIYLDFLQNSRGQTIAAPYSVRPKPGATVSAPLKWEEVKIGLKVQDFHIFNMPDRLKDKGDLWKDMKLIKNDLKKALKLF, translated from the coding sequence ATGTCTTTAGAAAAATACAAGCAGAAAAGGGATTTCAGTCAAACTAAAGAGCCTGCAGCTGGCAAAGCAACAGGGAAAAAACTGAGTTTTGTTGTGCAACGTCATCATGCTTCCCATTTACACTATGATTTCAGACTTGAAATGGACGGTGTATTGAAAAGTTGGGCAGTGCCTAAAGGACCTTCATTAAATCCCGGGGATAAGCGACTGGCCATGATGGTTGAAGATCATCCTTTCGATTATAGAAATTTTGAGGGCGAAATACCTGCTGGAAATTACGGCGGTGGTGTAGTTACAATTTTTGATAAAGGCACTTATTCGGCTCTTGAAAAGGGAACCGAAAAGGATTTGAAGAAAGGGTTAAATGAGGGGGATCTTAAGTTTAGGCTCAATGGTAAAATTCTGAAAGGAGAATTTGTACTGGTACGCCTTAAAAATTCGGATCAAAATGCCTGGTTGCTCATCAAGCACAATGATAAATATGCGGTTAAAAGAAAGTTCAATATTGAAGATCTGGTGCCTGCAGCTGTAAAAAAAATCGGACTGGATTTTAAGAAAAAGAGTAAAGGTGCAGGAAAGGGGAAGTCGATAAATCACAAGAGCCCTTCAGAGATTTCCAAAAAACAAAATGATGAGGATTTTCAACCGATGCAAGCCAGATTATCTGAGCATATATTTGATGATCCAGATTGGATTTACGAACGTAAGCTGGATGGATACCGTGCACTGGCCTATGTTAGTGCAAAAGGTGCGGCAAAGTTAATTTCAAGAAATGGAATTGATTTTAGTGCCACATATCCCTCCATTGTAAATGCATTAAAAGGTTTGGAGCTTGATGCCGTAATAGATGGTGAAATTATAGTCTTAGATAAGGCTGGTAAAACAAGTTTCCAGCTATTGCAGGATTATGATGATAAAAAAGAAGGATTTCAGCTTAGATTCTACGTTTTTGATCTCTTATCATTAAATGGGCATGACATCAGGGGTATGGAATTGATTAAGCGTAAGGAGTTGTTAAGTAAACTTATTCAAGGATTGGCAAACCCATCAATCATTTATAACGACCATCGTATTGGTGCCGGAGAAATGCTTTTTAAAGAAGCTCAAAAGTTAGGCTGGGAAGGGATCATAGCAAAAAATAGTCTGAGCCATTATTTAAGTAATAAAAGAACTGATTCCTGGCAGAAGTTTAAGCTGGGCCTTACACAGGAAGCGATCATTATTGGTTATTCAAAACCAGAGGGAGGAAGGACATATTTTGGAGCATTGGCATTGGCGATCTATGATGGAGATGAACTTACCTATATTGGTAATTGTGGTTCTGGGTACAATGACAAAGCTTTAAACACTATATATGAGCAAATGCAGCCTCTGATAATTACTCAGAAATTGGTTAAACAGGCCGTGCATAAAGAGCAAAGTTTTACCTGGATTAGACCAGAGTTGGTTTGTGAAGTTACTTATGCCGAATGGACAGCCGACCGTCATCTACGTCATCCGGTTTTTAGAGGGCTAAGGACAGATAAAGACCCTAAGGATATTGTACGGGAGTTGGTGGAGGAAGCACCCGAATATGATAAAAATAAAGATGACATGGCTGTTGAAAAAGAAGAGCAGTTTGGCAGTAAAAAAGTAAAACTAACTAACTTAGATAAGTTATACTGGCCAAAAGAAAAAATCAGCAAGGGCGAACTTGTTAATTATTACCAACAGGTAGCAGCGTACATTTTACCGCACTTAAAAGATAAACCCTTATCGCTTAACAGGCAGCCGAATGGAATAACAAAGCCTGGTTTTTTTCAGAAAGATCTGGATATAGATAAAATTCCATCATGGATTAAATATGCCCCGATGCATTCGGATAGCAATGATAAGGATATTGATTATCTGATATGTAATGATGAAGCTACCTTATTGTGGATGGTTAATCTGGGTTGCATCGAGATCAATCCTTGGTTAAGTACTTATAAGGTGCCTGAAAGTCCACTATTTGCGGTTCTTGATCTTGATCCGCATGATATCGATTTTAACGAAGTGATCGCCGTCGCCTTAACTGCTAAAAAGTTGCTGGATCAGAGAAAAATCTCTTCATTCATCAAAACTTCAGGTTCTAAAGGCTTGCATATATTTATTCCTCTTGCTGGAAATTACAACTATGACATAACAAGGGAGTTTATTCACTACCTGGGACAGCTTATTTATAAACTGCATCCGGATACAACAAGTCTGGAACGTAGTCCATCTAAGCGTGAGGGTCGTATTTACCTTGATTTTCTACAAAATAGCAGGGGGCAAACGATCGCTGCACCTTATTCGGTCAGACCAAAACCGGGTGCTACGGTATCTGCCCCTCTTAAATGGGAAGAAGTTAAAATAGGTTTAAAGGTTCAGGATTTTCATATTTTCAATATGCCAGATCGGTTAAAAGATAAAGGCGATTTATGGAAGGATATGAAGTTGATTAAAAATGATCTTAAGAAGGCCTTAAAGCTATTTTAA
- a CDS encoding Ku protein — protein sequence MRSIWNGSIGFGLVNIPVKLFSGVHSSNLDLDMLDERDHANIRFKRVNEKTHKEVPYEHIVKGYFLNDRYIVLDDHDFEEVKPEKTKIIEIENFVDIAEINPIYYETSYYTQPEPQGKRAYVLLLKALMKSKMAGVARFVLRNTENLCVIHPMNGIIVITKIRFQEEIKDTKEVALKEEVAINSKELEVGLALIKQYTSAFNIDSFKNDYANELLKIIKAKAKGKRATVKRIQPKKAVSEDLYDQLMESLNKGA from the coding sequence ATGAGATCAATATGGAATGGTTCAATAGGCTTTGGTCTGGTAAATATTCCTGTGAAATTATTCTCAGGAGTGCACAGTAGCAATCTCGATCTGGATATGCTTGACGAACGGGATCATGCCAATATAAGGTTCAAAAGGGTGAATGAGAAAACCCATAAGGAGGTACCATACGAGCATATTGTAAAGGGCTATTTTTTAAATGACCGTTATATTGTGCTGGATGACCATGATTTTGAAGAAGTAAAGCCTGAAAAGACGAAAATCATAGAGATCGAAAATTTTGTAGATATAGCAGAAATTAATCCTATTTATTATGAAACTTCATACTATACGCAACCAGAACCCCAGGGCAAAAGAGCCTATGTTTTGTTGCTGAAGGCGTTGATGAAGTCAAAAATGGCCGGTGTTGCCCGTTTTGTCTTAAGAAATACTGAAAATTTATGCGTGATACACCCAATGAATGGAATTATCGTGATTACAAAGATTCGGTTTCAGGAAGAGATAAAGGATACAAAAGAGGTTGCACTAAAAGAAGAGGTTGCGATTAACTCGAAAGAATTAGAGGTAGGCCTTGCTTTAATTAAACAATATACGAGTGCCTTTAATATTGATTCCTTTAAAAATGATTATGCCAATGAACTCCTAAAGATTATTAAAGCTAAAGCCAAGGGTAAGCGTGCAACAGTTAAAAGGATTCAACCCAAAAAAGCGGTTAGTGAAGATTTATACGATCAATTAATGGAAAGCTTAAATAAAGGAGCTTGA
- a CDS encoding Lrp/AsnC family transcriptional regulator produces the protein MPFNLDELDLKLLFHLQQNARISVQEISRKIHLSPSAVSARIRRLEDKGYIKQYVTILNKSMVDRKLMSFTGVRLNHNSNTNLESFKEFVKRIPEVINCYHVNGMFDFLLHILATDMQDYRNCLVNTLAKFESVSELITFFVLDEVGVGQVIDLTHLLIRFNRNQTGMN, from the coding sequence ATGCCTTTCAACTTAGACGAATTAGATCTCAAATTATTGTTTCATTTACAACAAAATGCACGAATCAGTGTTCAGGAAATTTCCAGGAAGATTCATCTATCTCCCAGTGCTGTAAGCGCGAGAATAAGGCGGTTAGAAGACAAGGGATACATTAAACAATACGTAACGATTTTGAACAAATCAATGGTTGACAGAAAGCTAATGTCTTTTACAGGAGTGCGTTTAAATCACAATAGCAATACGAATCTGGAGTCTTTTAAAGAGTTTGTAAAGCGCATTCCTGAGGTAATCAATTGCTATCATGTTAATGGTATGTTTGACTTTTTACTACATATTTTGGCAACTGATATGCAAGACTATCGCAATTGTTTGGTTAATACATTAGCTAAATTTGAAAGCGTTAGTGAGCTGATCACTTTTTTTGTGCTGGATGAAGTAGGGGTTGGTCAGGTAATTGATTTAACTCATCTGCTCATCAGATTTAATCGAAATCAAACCGGCATGAATTAG
- a CDS encoding DUF4142 domain-containing protein, which produces METKKLLAVAMLSFLIFQACHSPEKRAKNKQSQMKESALNEATIPDTSDFNRGASLTVFMNEAALAGMMEIELGKLAEQKATNRQIIKYAKRMVKDHTKIAERLKVLADSRKMPLPRVLPQADLDHIAELKKMPVNEFEKHYMGMMVKDHIKALDLFKSATTSGDTPLQNFAISTLRTVEEHYNLATDINNHLK; this is translated from the coding sequence ATGGAAACAAAAAAATTACTAGCTGTAGCGATGCTCTCTTTTTTAATATTTCAAGCTTGCCATAGCCCTGAAAAAAGAGCAAAAAATAAGCAATCTCAAATGAAAGAATCTGCACTTAATGAAGCCACCATTCCTGATACTAGTGACTTTAACAGAGGAGCAAGCTTAACTGTTTTTATGAACGAAGCTGCCCTGGCAGGTATGATGGAAATAGAACTGGGAAAATTAGCGGAGCAAAAAGCGACTAACCGACAAATCATAAAATATGCAAAGCGAATGGTAAAAGACCATACTAAAATTGCTGAACGACTGAAAGTACTGGCCGATAGTAGAAAAATGCCTTTGCCTAGGGTACTCCCACAAGCTGATCTGGATCATATAGCAGAGCTGAAAAAGATGCCGGTAAATGAGTTTGAAAAACACTATATGGGTATGATGGTAAAAGATCATATCAAAGCATTAGATCTGTTTAAATCTGCAACAACTTCAGGTGATACGCCTCTTCAAAATTTCGCTATCAGCACGCTCCGTACAGTTGAAGAACACTATAACCTGGCTACCGATATAAACAATCATTTAAAATAG
- a CDS encoding alpha-galactosidase: MTKYIACFLLFFAIGRDVNAQQEKQIVVETKNTTLIFTISSAQKLYQSYLGQRLINPADQHFLQSTRKEAYIGAGMADLFEPAIRMVHSDGNPSLDLKYAGQKTNKEDNNVTTTSITLKDPQYPVEVVLHFSAYYNEDIIKEWTEIKHNEKKPVTLTNYASSMLHFDASKYWLSQFDGDYMTEMRMKESQLTPGIKILDSKLGTRAQMYRSPCFFLSLNKPSDENSGELIAGTLAWSGNFQCSFEIDQQNSLRMITGMNPYASEYKLQPGKTFETPAFIFTYTKNGKGEASRNLHRWARNYGVLDGNKPRLTLLNNWEATHMDFNQDVLVELFDGANKLGVDLFLLDDGWFGNKYPRDADKTALGDWQVDKKKLPSGIGYLVSEANKKHLKFGIWLEPEMISPKSELYEKHPEWILKLPNREEAYSRNQLVLDLVNPKVQDFIYDMVNDLVTKNPGIAFIKWDCNRMLTNTYSPFLKENQGNLFIDYNRALFDVLKRLREKHPHLPIMLCAGGGGRVDYGGLKYFTEFWPSDNTDGMERVFIQWGYLNFFPALTVSSHVTSMGKQSLKFRTDVAMMGKMGYDIRVKNLTDQEIKFSNQAVKTYKGISDVIWFGDLYRLVSPYEENRAVLMYADRDKNKAVLFNYLLNFRRKEYMGKVLLQGLDPMKRYKIQEINLLPDTKSTQAEDGKVYSGDYLMKVGLNLSAGKIAPLTSAVFELVAEK, encoded by the coding sequence ATGACTAAATATATAGCCTGCTTTCTTTTATTTTTTGCCATTGGCAGGGATGTCAATGCGCAACAAGAAAAACAGATCGTTGTTGAAACTAAAAACACCACACTTATTTTTACCATCTCCTCCGCCCAAAAGTTGTATCAAAGTTATCTGGGACAAAGGCTTATCAATCCTGCAGACCAGCATTTTTTGCAATCTACACGTAAGGAAGCGTATATCGGAGCAGGTATGGCTGATCTTTTTGAGCCAGCTATCCGTATGGTACACAGTGACGGTAACCCTTCACTGGATTTAAAGTATGCAGGTCAGAAGACTAACAAGGAGGACAACAATGTAACCACCACTTCTATCACATTAAAGGATCCACAGTATCCGGTAGAGGTGGTATTACACTTTTCAGCTTATTATAATGAAGACATTATTAAAGAGTGGACAGAAATAAAGCATAATGAGAAAAAACCGGTTACATTAACCAATTATGCTTCTTCAATGCTGCATTTTGATGCTTCGAAATACTGGTTGAGCCAGTTTGACGGTGATTATATGACAGAGATGAGGATGAAGGAAAGTCAACTGACCCCGGGGATAAAAATACTGGATAGTAAGTTAGGTACCAGGGCACAAATGTACCGCTCACCTTGTTTTTTTCTTTCTTTGAATAAGCCATCTGATGAAAATAGTGGCGAATTAATTGCTGGTACATTGGCCTGGTCTGGTAATTTCCAATGTTCCTTTGAAATTGATCAGCAAAACTCGTTGCGGATGATTACTGGTATGAATCCTTATGCTTCTGAGTATAAATTACAACCCGGAAAGACCTTTGAGACCCCTGCATTTATATTTACTTACACCAAAAATGGTAAGGGTGAGGCCAGCAGAAACTTACATCGCTGGGCCAGAAATTATGGCGTATTAGATGGTAATAAGCCAAGATTAACACTTTTAAACAATTGGGAAGCCACACATATGGACTTTAACCAGGACGTATTGGTTGAGTTGTTTGATGGAGCGAATAAATTGGGAGTAGACCTGTTTTTATTGGATGATGGCTGGTTTGGTAATAAATATCCAAGGGATGCGGATAAAACAGCGTTAGGCGATTGGCAGGTTGACAAGAAAAAACTGCCTAGTGGAATCGGCTACCTGGTTAGTGAAGCTAACAAAAAGCATTTGAAGTTTGGAATTTGGCTGGAACCGGAAATGATAAGTCCTAAAAGCGAATTATATGAAAAACACCCGGAATGGATATTGAAATTGCCAAATAGGGAAGAGGCCTATTCGCGCAATCAATTGGTTCTTGATCTGGTAAATCCTAAAGTTCAGGATTTTATATATGATATGGTAAATGATCTGGTAACCAAGAATCCGGGTATTGCTTTTATCAAATGGGATTGTAACCGAATGCTGACCAATACCTACTCTCCATTTTTAAAAGAAAACCAAGGCAATTTGTTTATCGATTATAACAGAGCCTTATTTGATGTTTTAAAGCGTTTAAGGGAGAAACACCCACACTTACCTATTATGCTCTGTGCCGGTGGTGGCGGAAGGGTTGATTATGGAGGTTTAAAGTACTTTACAGAGTTCTGGCCTAGTGACAATACTGATGGTATGGAACGTGTATTTATACAATGGGGATACCTTAACTTTTTCCCGGCTTTAACTGTTTCCAGTCATGTAACCTCAATGGGAAAGCAATCTTTGAAGTTCCGTACCGATGTAGCAATGATGGGGAAAATGGGTTATGATATACGTGTTAAAAATCTTACGGATCAAGAGATTAAATTCAGCAATCAGGCTGTCAAAACCTATAAAGGAATCAGTGATGTCATCTGGTTTGGTGATTTGTACCGCCTGGTTTCTCCATATGAAGAGAATAGAGCTGTTTTGATGTACGCAGATCGCGACAAAAACAAGGCCGTGCTTTTTAACTACCTGCTTAATTTTAGGCGTAAAGAATATATGGGTAAGGTGCTTTTACAAGGACTTGATCCGATGAAAAGGTATAAAATACAAGAAATTAATCTTTTGCCTGATACTAAATCTACTCAGGCGGAGGATGGAAAAGTTTACAGTGGTGATTACCTGATGAAAGTAGGATTGAACCTTTCGGCTGGTAAAATAGCACCTTTAACCAGTGCGGTATTTGAACTTGTTGCAGAAAAATAA